From Dermacentor albipictus isolate Rhodes 1998 colony chromosome 8, USDA_Dalb.pri_finalv2, whole genome shotgun sequence:
atctaaatggctcacaagagacgaggagcacggctcaagcggagagggattcgatggggccgacccagtgcactgaaaatcgatgaccggatgaagaggctggtgcggcgtctgtgattggtccgctttcccttacttagcttgtggtggctcgcCGATAATTTGTAAATAAGTTTACAAATTCACACATCCGATAAAACTATCATccgtacttcgtatagctgtctaataatttgctcgTGGAAACGACGAAACGTAAAATCACGAGCTACACTGGAGGGTGCACTgaattcgtttttcaagcaagtaTTATTCATTACCTATGGAATTTTACCTTGCGTGGTGATGCTATAGAATTATATTTTCCGTTCAGCATTTTGTTGCATTAAGCGATTTTACGTGGTGAACCTCCGTTTCGAATTTCCGATCCAAACGCGATACCGGGAGCGCATGGCTGTCGGCACTTTTTGTGCCACCAGAAGGCGGTGGGAACACCGagcacaagaaacaaaaaaagggcaaggaggaGATCGGTACGACCATATCTATTACAGACATACGTAGCGGTACGAGGTAGATAGGGGAATGAAATAGATTAAGGAGATGTGCACTAAGGTTCTAGAGTGAAAAACATCTCTAACGCACCTCATTAAATCGAGCAGGCGGGGTGACTATTCGTCAgtgccccatttcaaaggggaagccaataaaccatcatcatTATCGTGCATTACGGTATACCATGAAAACAAGGagggaaatcaactttattcaggtcctgcaggccacgagagctttgggctctcatggagtgggcgtctcccacgacggaaccgggaggttgagtttcctggcggcgtcgtggacctgctggacggcccagagttggggagcgagttcttcgctccggattgcttcttcaaacttgcgcttgtccggttcgaagattatgtgagcttgcgagcacggccagagtgaatgatagacgttaagggatgtattgcaattggtgcgataagacttgtcgtagagctcaggcatgtaatggtctAAGCGAGTGACCTTGCGACGCGTCGTTACTGCATTTGGGGCAAAATGCGCCGGCAGCCATGTTGTCTGATCATTGCGTGTTGATCGCTGAGCACTTGGCAGTTCACGGAAGTAGTACGTTGCTTCTAGCTGCATGCTGTCTACCTTACTATGAAAATGAACTGTACCAGAGACACCTTAACAAGAGCAGTGAGTGCATTTATTTcaaggaatcttttttttttcaatccgagACACTGTCAAAGCTAAAATGAGGTGTGGGTACAAGGGGTGTGAGGTGTGGGTACAAGAATATGCGTACCGGTAATACCGAAGAACATGTGCAACAGTGATAAAAAATACAAAGACGCATATGAGACTAAAATATAATACTGACTCCAAATTCAAGGCACTTGTCTGCGTAGGAACGCACCGTTCACATAAACGAAGAGCACCGAGGTTCTAAACGTCTCAGACCAGGGCGGGCAACACAACGAACCTCTCGAGGAAAGGGCCAATGTACAGACGCGAACTCAGACACGTACACGCTCAACAAGACGACCAAATGGTAAATGATGAAATGATGTTTGCACGTATAGCGGCAGAGAACATCGATATGCTTTTCTGTCTTACTGCTCGCAGCTCTTGCTAAAAACACCCATAAAGTTCCTTCGCACGGTTCGAGACTATTCCAGAATGCTTCGAATCATGCGCGTCGCCTCGGCAGCGTCCACGTGCGCGAGGTCCTGGACTTTCTCGACCAGGGCTGGACTGCAGGAGCAAGTCTCGAAGGCTTCCTCACAGCGCCTCAAGTGAGCGTCGAAGACGACGAAATGCGCCGCGCACGTGACGTATCCCATGTTGCGACCGAGGACGTCTTCGACCGCGAACCTCCCTTCCTGCGGTTCTCCGTCCGCAGACTCGGACACTCGCAGACGCAAGATGGTCCTGTTCTCGCAGAGGTCCACCGCGATGAAGTCAACGAACTGTTGGTTCTCAAGTTGGTCCGAGGACGCGAAGGAGACCTCGCACAGCGTCTCGCTGGCGACCACCTCGTTGGCCACGAAGCGCAGGTTGGCCCTGCCCAGACGGAGCTTTTCGATTCGCAGCGCTTGGATGCCCACGTTCTCGAAGATGGCCTCGAGAAGAACGCTGTGAGGCCTCGTCGCTGCTCGAAGACAAGGACTGAGGTCTGGCCGGTGACAACCTGTCAGCGCGAACTCTCTCAGCGCAGTGGCGACGCTAACGTACTTGCTCAACATGCGAATGGTGGTGGCGTGGCAGACGACTTTCTGTGTCAGGAGGAGGTGCAGCGCGGTCAGCTGGTACCAGGTACAGGCCAGGCGTACCGTGTTTTGAAACACCTCCTGCCTCGGCTCGCCGAGTGAAGTGATGACCACGTGACGCAACGCTTCCGGAAACTCTTTTAGCATACTTAGCGATGCCGAGTCGACCAGGTACACGCCTTCTATGCGGATTCGGTCGCCCATGCCGGTTTCCCGGACGACTCTGCACACCTCCTTTAGTTGGCCCAGCGCCACGTCTCTGAGCGAGATGGTCCCGAAGAACCCGACAGTGGCGGCAGTGTTGAAGAGTGGTGCGAGGTTCTCCGGCTCGAGTCCCGCGAAGCTGAGCCGGAGAAACGGGAGTGGAACACGCGCGGCGTCGTCTAACACGTCGTGCCAGGGACAGGCGGGTTTCGGGGAGGAGGGACCCGCTTCTTCGCAGTCCATCGTTGCGGCGTCGATCGGAGACCGAGGCGACGGCTCCGCCCTCCAGTGACAGCCGCCGATGTCGAGGTGTTCGAGCAGCCCTTCCTTCCGAGCCACGAGTTCGGCGAGCTGGCTCACGCAGTCGGGGCTAAGGAGGAATCCGGCAAGTTTGAGCTTGCGGAGGATGCCGCGAGCGACCAGCGGCA
This genomic window contains:
- the LOC139049083 gene encoding uncharacterized protein translates to MDHSVPAALEQLDPDELDLRFPGLDVNIPCTAEAGAEDEGHIPVSCCHLLERLSAWNRFLWHVGLQARELRAPGKLSLVRVVHMSGGGGLRQTERRRDARLLFQVLLQRHRCVVSVDLDEATCESSGLGEYRERVVSALQRSTSLQALTFDILFCDYRSIREEMFGAIAKLTNLQELVVSGTGAAPPVLLAAICTLLLHTTSLTTLSLSRLVFDAEDRWRLVDALTSNVTVENLSMHGSIVHSYLPDGRSRFSVFLFESVRLRSLSLQGDISDPAKTFEDLMCTILPLVARGILRKLKLAGFLLSPDCVSQLAELVARKEGLLEHLDIGGCHWRAEPSPRSPIDAATMDCEEAGPSSPKPACPWHDVLDDAARVPLPFLRLSFAGLEPENLAPLFNTAATVGFFGTISLRDVALGQLKEVCRVVRETGMGDRIRIEGVYLVDSASLSMLKEFPEALRHVVITSLGEPRQEVFQNTVRLACTWYQLTALHLLLTQKVVCHATTIRMLSKYVSVATALREFALTGCHRPDLSPCLRAATRPHSVLLEAIFENVGIQALRIEKLRLGRANLRFVANEVVASETLCEVSFASSDQLENQQFVDFIAVDLCENRTILRLRVSESADGEPQEGRFAVEDVLGRNMGYVTCAAHFVVFDAHLRRCEEAFETCSCSPALVEKVQDLAHVDAAEATRMIRSILE